The Paramisgurnus dabryanus chromosome 1, PD_genome_1.1, whole genome shotgun sequence genome includes a window with the following:
- the LOC135779024 gene encoding C-type mannose receptor 2-like: protein MAGHLWVQALCSLSECIQRRYHHINMNKNWTEAQRYCREKYTDLATVNNMNDMNQLMKSVDNSLNNSVYTGVWIGLMDTGVYKWKWSLGDPVKYTNWEIQDLLNGYGNCVYIINGLWREQYCGQKLNFICYNESTKEYIFETSFKTWRAAQIFCRQHHTDLTSVRNQTENQQIQKIMNDTNISEVWIGLFSDSWEWSDKSESGFRNWSSGEPNGGVNELCTEVMMNLQGQWNDVSCSNSLTFVCHEDNLILIQMNLSWSEALRYCRENHVDLVSVDSEEIQFMVTKVIRQSSTDAVWMGLHYYCQMNLWIWIRGEAVCYQNWAPGNGTKLMDCNTEHRAGAVQSGGDHLWISRPQSDKLNFICSRK from the exons atggcagggcatctatgggttcaag CTCTCTGTTCATTATCTGAATGCATTCAGCGCCGCTATCACCACATAAACATGAATAAGAACTGGACTGAAGCTCAGAGATACTGCAGAGAGAAATACACAGATCTGGCCACAGTCAACAACATGAACGACATGAATCAACTGATGAAGAGTGTGGATAACAGTCTGAATAACAGTGTGTATACTGGTGTCTGGATTGGACTTATGGATACAGGTGTTTATAAATGGAAGTGGTCTCTGGGTGATCCTGTGAAATATACAAACTGGGAAATTCAAGACTTGTTAAATGGTTATGGTAATTGTGTTTATATAATAAATGGATTATGGCGTGAGCAGTACTGTGGTCAGAAGTTAAACTTCATCTGCTACAATG AGAGCACTAAAGAATACATCTTTGAAACTTCTTTTAAAACATGGAGAGCCGCTCAGATCTTCTGCAGACAGCATCATACTGATCTGACCAGTGTGAGGAATCAGACTGAGAATCAACAGATTCAGAAGATCATGAATGACACAAACATATCTGAAGTCTGGATTGGTCTGTTCAGTGACTCATGGGAGTGGTCAGATAAAAGTGAATCTGGATTCAGAAACTGGAGCTCTGGTGAACCTAATGGTGGTGTTAATGAACTGTGTACAGAGGTTATGATGAATCTTCAGGGTCAATGGAATGATGTGTCTTGCAGTAACTCTCTGACCTTTGTGTGTCATGAAG ATAATCTGATATTGATCCAGATGAATCTGAGCTGGTCTGAAGCTCTGAGATACTGCAGAGAGAATCATGTGGATCTGGTTTCAGTTGATTCAGAGGAGATTCAGTTCATGGTGACTAAAGTGATTCGTCAGTCCTCTACTGACGCCGTGTGGATGGGGTTACACTATTACTGCCAAATGAACCTCTGGATCTGGATACGAGGAGAGGCCGTGTGCTATCAGAATTGGGCTCCAGGGAACGGGACAAAACTGATGGACTGCAACACTGAACACAGAGCTGGAGCAGTTCAGTCTGGAGGAGATCATCTCTGGATCAGCCGTCCTCAATCTGACAAACTCAACTTCATCTGcagcagaaaataa